In a genomic window of Solidesulfovibrio fructosivorans JJ]:
- a CDS encoding NifB/NifX family molybdenum-iron cluster-binding protein, translating to MSEMIAISSEGPNMDDAVDSRFGRAAGFVLVGPDDQATWLDNGASQAMAHGAGIETARRIAEAGAKVLLTGVVGPKAASTLKTVGVRVVEGMEGLTVRQAVDKYRAGAGA from the coding sequence ATGAGTGAGATGATCGCCATCAGCAGCGAAGGCCCGAACATGGACGACGCCGTGGATTCGCGCTTCGGCCGGGCGGCCGGCTTCGTGCTGGTCGGACCGGACGACCAGGCAACCTGGCTCGATAATGGCGCGTCCCAGGCCATGGCCCACGGCGCGGGCATCGAAACGGCGCGGCGCATCGCCGAAGCCGGAGCCAAGGTGCTTTTGACCGGCGTTGTCGGCCCCAAGGCGGCCAGCACGCTCAAAACCGTGGGCGTGCGCGTGGTCGAAGGCATGGAAGGCCTGACCGTGCGCCAGGCCGTGGACAAATACCGCGCCGGAGCGGGGGCCTAG